TGCCCGGTGTGGGGCGGCAGCGCTGCCGCAGCCTCCTGGCCGGATGGCGGGCGTCGTGCACACTTGGGACGGGAGGGCAGCCAGCAGAGAACTCATGAGAAGTGCCGCCTCATGACGGGGCCCAGGGCATGGGCCTCTGAGTCCAGGGTCCTGCTGGTGGGGCCCGGGGGGGCAGGCAGGCCAGCAGCCCCCTGAATGACACATGCTTGCCCTCCTCGCTGGGGCCTGGCTGGGGGCGTCTGCGCAGTGCTCAGGGGACCGAGAGCCTGGACCCGGGAACGCAGGGGTCACCTCCAGAGAGGGACGGGAATGGAGCAGCCCACGAGTGCGGGGTCTGGGGCCTGGGGGGCTGCTCTGGGGCAGAGGGGCACCGATGGCTGTGTCCTCTCTCTGCAGGGTGAGGCTGGCCCCGCTGGACCGAAAGGATACCGTGGCGATGAGGGGCCCCCAGGGACCGAGGTGAggagccctccccgccccccatcctCGGAGGGGCCAGCCCTGGACCCAGACCCCATCCCGTACCCAGCGCTTCCTTAGGAGATCCCCCCAGGCTCCTTACCTGTTAAAACTGTTTCATTTCACCTCACAGTATATGTGACTCTTAGGACACTTAGAAAACGAAGAAAACtgcaaaaagaaatctaaaacacCCACCCAGAGATAAACAACATGAACAGTTTGGCGTATTTctttccaaatttcttttttctttctttgcgtaTTATGCGTTATAAATTTGACTTggtgagggttttttgttgtttttctcatcGTGAGCTCAAACCTTAGGAGTTTCCAACACGCGGTTGACGTGCCCCCGTCGGCCACGCCTGTAGCTCTATCTGCTGGTTCCTCCACCCCCGCCGGATGGGCTCTCGGGTTTGAATTTCCTGCAGCGACCCCGTGGGCTTCTGTCCCTGTTCTGGTCACCTCCTCCTCGGTCACTCCCTGGGTGGACCACTGGGCAGGTGTGGCCTCTAAGGCCCGAAGGTTACACGGCCCCCCAGGATCATAGGTTGAAAAACCCTTCTTTTAGTCATTTCTGGGCTGCGTGAagacatgttattttatttaattgtccCTCTTTCCTCCAAGAGGCCTCgtgcctctgagcctgtgcggcTCGCTGCCCGGTGTCCACTTCATTCTCTCCTCCTTAGGGCCCCAGAGGAGCCTCAGGGCCCCCAGGACCCCCCGGAGACCCCGGGCTGATGGGCGAAAGGGTGAGTGATGCGGGGCACAGGGCACAGCCCTGGTAGGGGGGCTGCCTGGGACCCCGGAGTCCAGAAGCAGCCGGCCTGGGCGAGTCCCACAGTGACTGGACGCACGGTCTGCTCTCCCAGGGTGAAGATGGCCCCCCCGGAAATGGCACTGAGGGCTTCCCCGGCTTCCCTGTGAGTGCCCCCCGACACCCGCTTTGGCCACTCGGGCACACGGGGGCTCCGTGGCTGGGATCGCCCCTCGTGGCCCCCCGCCGTGTCAGAGCCTGGCTTGACTGTCCTGCCTTCCCTGCAGGGCTATCCGGGCAACAGGGGTCCTCCCGGGATAAACGTGAGTACACGCCCGTCCACTCTGTCGGCCCCTGGAGCCCACGTGCACGGTCGAGCACATCGCCCCCACGCCTGAGCAAGCACACACGCGTGCAGAGGCACgcacacgtgcaaacactcacaCGCGTGCGGACGCACTGCCTCCCGCAGCCCGGCTATTGCCGAGGCGCCCCCGCCCGCGCCTCCGTCTCTGGGAGCCCCGCCGGCCTCGGGCGGGGCGCCCCTGCTGACTGACTCTCCCCTCCGGAGCCGAGGGCTCCACCACACCTCCcagagccctgccctcccctgggAGCCCCGGCTCGCAGCCTCCACCCTAGACCGTGGGCCCGGCTCCCCCTAACCACGTGCTCCCCTGCAGGGCACCAAAGGCTACCCTGGCCTCAAGGGAGACGAGGGAGAAGCTGGGGACCCCGGAGAGGACGTGAGTGCAGAGCCCACCGCATGCTGTGACATGTCCGGGTCAGCCTTGGCCTCAAGGGCCCGGGCCCGGCGGGCTGTGGTGGCTCCGAGGGCAGCCGAGCGTCCGGGGTCGAGGGTGTGGTGGGCAGGCTTGCAGCAGGGGCTCCGGGGGCTCCGGCCACGTGTGGCCGTGCCTGCAACGCCGCACTGTCCTTCCAGAACAATGACATTTCTCCCCGAGGCGCCAAAGGAGCAAAGGGCTACCGAGGCCCCGAAGGCCCCCAGGTAGGTCGGCCAGCGCGGGCAGGTGCCCCACCAGAGGCTGCAGaggctgggtggggggcaggaccCTGGGCGCCAGGCTCTGGGGAAGGGCTCGGGAAGCGGGGCTTCGGCAGGCAGGATGGGGGGGCCGGGCAGTTTCAGGGTGGGGGGCTGAGCCGGCAGGGCTGGGCGGAGAAGGGGGGGGCACTCCAGGCGAGGTGTGATGGGCACGGCAGGGCCCAGGGCAGTGCCTGGGTGAGGCTGGGCACCCTGCCCCTCGAGGTGGCGCCGTTAGACCCCCAGGGACACTCTGCCCCGGGCGCTGAGCACCCGCAGGCCACCAGGAAAGGGCACATTAGACAGCTGTCGCCCAGCGGACGGCGGTGGCGGGTCCCCCAGCCCTTACCGTGCAGAAGCCTCAGCTGCCCCTGGTGTTCGGGGGGCCCTAAATGGAGGTGGGCTCAGCCGAGGGCTCCCGTCAGACCTGCAACCCAGGAATCGGGCAGGGCCCCAGCGTccaccctctcctttctctgacaGGGACCCCCGGGACACATGGGACCACCAGGGCCGGACGTAAGTGGGGTGTCTGTGAACATCCTTGGGGGCCAGCAGCTCTGGCCCAGGATCCTGTGAGGGTGGGGAGCCGTGATGGCGACGCCGGGGACACGTGGCGGCCACGGGGGGGGCACGTGGTGGCCATAGGGGAACATAGGAAGCCGGGGGGCACCATTATGGCCACAGGGTGCACATCTTATGGCCACGGGGAGACACGTCTTTGCTCCCACAGAAACACGTGGTGGCCACAGGGGGACACGTGGTGGCCATAGGGGAACATAGGAAGCCGGGGGGCACCATTATGGCCACAGGGTGCGCATCTTATGGCCACGGGGAGACACGTCTTTGCTCCCACAGAAACACGTGGTGGCCACGGGGGGACACGTGGCCACATGTCAGGGGCCACATCAGGTGCTCATGCCCTGCAGGCAGGAGCCTCACAGGCAGAGCAGGGCACTCCGTGGGAAGGGAGactccctgcccagcccagcccctctgTGGTCCCGGCTGTGGTCCCGCGGGATGGGGACCTGGAAGGCTGGACTCGCCCCCAGAGCCTGGGGCAGCCCTGGCGGAGTCACAGAAGGGGCTGGTCTGTCTCACGGGAGTgtctccccccctccccaggaATGCGAGATTTTGGACATCATCATGAAAATGTGCTGTGAGTATCTCCACCTTTGAGTAACTGTCCTAATTAGAAGGAACGTCCTGCCATGGTGCTGGCCGGggtgaggcaggcaggagggcaggcGTGTGCCCACCCACGAGGAAGCCCTGGCGGACCGGGGAGGGCGGGCTGGCGGGTTTAGTCTAAGCGACCACGtaatttcctctttctcctcttcccagcTTGCTGTGGTGAGTGTCACCCTTCACCTGGTGTTTTTAGCTTTCGAGCGGACTGACCCCGTGGGTGGTGGAGCCCCTCGCCCATGCTCCCACGGCCCCGGGGCGCTGGCCCACCTCGTCCTTTCCACCGTCACTCACACCGCCAGGCACGGGGGCGCGGGAGTTCTCCCCCGTGCCTCCGGGTCCTCGACGCCCTGCCCCTCGGGGCTGCCCTGCTCTGGAAGGGGTCCTGGGAGGGGCCCTGAGGCTGAGCCCGCCACCGCCCACAGAGTGCAAGTGCGGCCCCATCGACATCCTCTTCGTGCTGGACAGCTCCGAGAGCATCGGCCTGCAGAACTTCGAGATCTCCAAGGACTTCATCGTCAAGGTCATCGACCGGCTGAGCAGGGACGAGCTGGTCAAGGTGAGCTGCCCACCCTGGCCTCTCGCTCGAGGATGGAGCTTCCCAGGAGGGCTCTGTCCTGACACCAGAGTGGGAGGGCCGGGTGCCGGGGGCCATGGGACGGACTCTTTGTTTCTCGGAAGCCGACGCCCCCAGCCCACCAGAGCATGAGTCACCCCGGGGCCCTGGGGGCCGGTCCAGGTGGTGGGTGGAAGGGTGGCCCAGGAGGGGCATGGGCGCCTCGGGGGCCCCTGGGGGGGGCGCTCCTGACAGCGGCTTCTGTCCCCGTGCAGTTTGAGCCTGGAgagtcgcacgcgggcgtggtgCAGTACAGCCACAACCAGATGCAGGAGCACGTGGGCCTGAGGGACCCCAACATCAGAAACGCCCAGGACCTCAAGGAGTGAGTGCGGCCGCCCGGAGCCGGCCCACGCATGGCCCCCAGCGGCCCACCCAGCCCcgcccctggccccgcccccagccccgcccccagccccccggccccctgccccgccctgaGGGCGACGCCGTGGCCCCACAGAGCCATCAAGAAGCTGCAGTGGATGGGTGGAGGCACCTTCACAGGCGAGGCTCTGCAGTACACGCGGAGCCAGCTGCTGCCACTCGCCCAGAACAACCGCATCGCCCTGGTCATCACGGACGGCCGCTCGGACACCCAGCGGGACACCACCCCGCTCAGCGTGCTCTGCGGCCCTGACATCCAGGTGGGGCCGCCTCCGTGTCTGCGCCGCCGCCCTTGCGCCCTGCGGCTCGGGGGACCGTCCCCACCGGGGGCCGCGCCaacactgcccctccccccaggtgGTCTCCGTGGGCATCAAGGATGTGTTTGGCTTAGCCGCGGGCTCCGACCAACTCAACGTCATCTCCTGCCAAGGCCTGGCGCCCCAGGGACGGCCGGGCATCTCGCTGGTCAAGGAGAACTACGCAGAACTGCTGGACGACGGCTTCCTGAAGAACATCACCACGCAGATCTGCATAGGTGGGCGCTGGCAGGGCCCCCTCGGCCCAGACGTGGTCCTGCTCTCCTCTCACGGTGGCCCCTGGCCACGGGAGCCATACAGCCAGGGCCAGCAGCACGCCTGCCGCCCGCCCGGCCACCTCCCACTCTTACCCGAGGAGGCCACGGCCTGGCTCCTTGGTGGCCCAGCGTCCCCCGAGTGCGGGCTGCGCCGTATCTCCCGCCCGTTGTCCTGGAGCCGCGAGCACACGTGCGCGCTGGGGTCTGAGGCTCGGTGCACCCACAGGTGCAGGCCGCGCTTGGCCTTGGAGCCTGAGACCCCTCAGAGGTACCCCCCTAAGAACACACTTGCCACGTCCACCCGGGCCTGGCCCAGGGTCGGAGCCGAGTCCACGGTGCGGACAGCTGGCCGGCAGCCAGAGAGGGCTGCGGGGTCAGACCCGGGGCCCTAGCCCTCCCGGTGGGCACGTACTCAGCCTCGTCCAGAGACAGCGTGGCCCGGGGTCTGAgctgcagaccacccttcctcctctctgagccttgtttgCCCCCTTCTGGGACGGGGCGGGTGCCTCTCCGGGCTGGTGCCTGGGGGACCGTTCTGTCTCTCAAAGGCCCCCTCTTGAATGAAGGACACCCCTCCTGGTGCGGGGAGGGCGGCCAGCTGTTGAGGAGGATCAGCTGTGCTTCCATGGCGATGCCAGGTGTCCTCTTGTTGGGGGGCTTACAGGTGGGACAGCGGTCTCTGAGATCGCCGGGTCCACGCTGTGGGGTTTTCTCTTTCACAGACAAGAAGTGTCCAGATTACACCTGCCCAAGTGAGTaccggtggggggaggggctctCGGTGGGGCACCGGGCAGGTGGGGCCAGGCTCCCCAGGGCCTCGGCGTGGGCTCACGGCCGCCCCTGCCCGCAGTCACCTTCTCCTCCCCGACCGACATCACCATCCTGCTGGACGGCTCGGCCAGCGTGGGCAGCCACAACTTCGACACCTCCAGGCGCTTCGCCAAGCGGCTGGCCGAGCGCTTCCTGACGGCGGGCCAGACCGACCCGGGCCAGGAGGTGCGCGTAGCGGTGGTGCAGTACAGCGGCACCGGGCAGCAGCGGCCCGAGCGCGCGGCGCTGCAGTTCCTGCAGAACTACACCGTGCTGGCCGGCGCCCTGGACGCCATGGACTTCTTCAACGATGCCACCGACGTTACCGACGCCCTGGGCTACGTGACCCGCTTCTACCGCGAGGCCTCGTCGGGCGCCGCCAAGAAGAGGCTGCTGCTTTTCTCCGACGGCAACTCGCAGGGCGCCACGGCGGCCACCATCGAGAAGGCCGTGCAGGAGGCCCAGCGGGCAGGCATCGAGATCTTCACGGTGGTGGTGGGCGCCCAGGCGAATGAGCCCCACGTGCGTGTCCTGGTTACCGGCAAGGCGGCCGAGTACGACGTGGCCTTCGGTGAGCGCCACCTGTTCCGCGTGCCCAGCTACCCGGCGCTGCTGCGCGGTGTCTTCTACCAGACGGTGTCCAGGAAGGTGGCGCTGGGCTAGCAGCCGGGCCACCGCCACTGAGACGGAAAGTGAAAAGGGGACACGAAGGTTCCCGACCCACCCGACCAGCTAGGTTTTTCGTACAGGAAAAGCTTGAAAAGCCTGATTCAGTGCTCTGTGTCCTGCCAGCCCCCTCTGAGCGGGGTGTTGCGGCCCCTGACCCTGGGCTCTGCCggccccctcccaccacccaccGGAACCCGCACCTCTGCCATCCCGCCTCACGCTGTCAGGGTCCCCTGATCCCGAGTCAGAACCCCCAAGCctggcttctctttcctttctgggGTCAGCTGTcaccgcctccccacccccactcccttgTAGCTTGGCCTCCCCCGCGGATCCTACAGCATCCTTCAGGAAACACTCACTCCTCAAGCCAGGTCTCCCAGGGAGCTGGCGCGCAAAGATGAGCCTGAGCCCTGGCGAGGCGACACCTCCTCCCGAGGCTCTCGCCACTCACCCCCGACCAGCAGAAACCGTGACTCCTCGACCCCGAGTCCCCAGATCCCCAGAGCAGAGGTGCTatcctgcccccatccccaccccgggACACAGAGGCCTCGCCCCGCCTCCAGGGGCAAGGTGATGGGTGTCATCAAAAACAAGCCAAAGCTCTTTTTCCTCAAGGAAGTGATTGGTTCTACATTTTACTGAAGGCCTTCCTGGTACTTTAGTTTTACTTTTACTCTTTCCTGTGTTTTTTCTCAACGGTGTCCGTGTCTGTGACTTTTCCAAATAAAGGCTTTCGCTCTCTTTTCCGCGGTCACCTGTCCAAGGAGTTAAACCCACTCGGCGTTTGCACTTTGCACCAACAGGAGGACTCAGAGGTGCTTGGGGCGCCCCGCTCAGAGCAAGTAGTGGTGCctcccccctcttccaggtctggggcaggagCTGGGAGGGGCCCTGACACCCTGGCTACAGAACCAGAAGTGGATTCAGTGGGGGACGGCAGCTGGAAGAGCCAGGCAGATCCAACGAGATAAATCCCCGAAAGGGCCGGCATCCTGGCATCAAAACCCAGCTCTGGCCTTCTGGAGGGGCTGGCAGATTTGGGCCTGGATTCAGAGCAGTAAGAGGGGCTGGGGGCGTGTGGGAGAGGCTGCAGCTGAAGAAGCAGGGCAGGGTCTGATGCCCTTTGGCATCGgggtcaggagaggcaggtggggccTCCGCGCGGGCCTagttggggggcggggtgggggcctGGCTAGTGTCCTTGGGTGGGGCTGCCCGCGGGGCGACGCAACCCCTCGCGCAAGGGGGCCCTGAGAGCCGAGCGCCGGGCCGCGGGGGCCGCGTGACTCTGGGGGGAGCAGTACCCGTGTGGAGGAGGGGTCAGGAGTCTCCCCGGGGGCTCAGCCCTTGCCTGATGTCACACTCGGCTCCATGGGAACCCGACGGCTGCTGGCGGTAAGTGTCCGCTGCCCCGCTGTCACCAGAAGGAGCCCCGGCCTGAGGGGTGACCCCCTCAGCggtgtgaccttgagccagtCACTTCCACCTCAGTGTCCTCAGCTGCAAATTGGGCTCGTAACAGGGGCGCACCCATCCGAGGCCTCACCCCCTCACATCACACGCTTCTCCGTTTGGGGCCAAGGCAGCTCGAGCCCCCCAGACGTGGCCGCGGCGGGGAGGCTGAGGGCTGGAAGGAAAGGGCAGCTTTAGGGGAGCAAAAGCCCGGTCAGGGCGGGGGCGCCGGGGCTCCGGGAGCCTCTGCAGGACCCCCACAGCCCCCACTAGGCTCAGGCTCCCTCCTGGGGACCCCGGGTGTGCACCCAGGTCGGGGGGCCGAGGCATGGGTCTGGGGGCTCCCCCCACCCGCAGGCCTCCCCACCCCGCCTGGAGGTGGCCACCGCAGGGACCTCTTTCTGAAGGACGGTGAGAAATCAGAAACTTCCCCTTTAAGAGGACCGTGCCTTTAATCCGTGAAATCACCTCTCTAACTGGAGTGTCTGGCTGGGACCGGCCTCAACGCCTCTCCTCGCCTCCCAGCCCCCCCCAGATAAGGACAGGGAGCCGCCTTCATTCTTTTAATAGTACTGTGAGGGCAACTTCCCACCCGGTTCGGCCACGTCCCTTCCAAGTTTGTAAAGGAAACATTACAGACCATCATGTGAAGTCCTGCAAATGAGTGCCAAGCCAGTTACCCCGGTCCTGTCGGCGGGTCAGGATCACGCTCTTTCCCGGGCCCGGGGGCACGCCGGGGCCGGCCGCCCCCCGTTTGTCCTGACCCACTCTGCCAGGGGCAGCACCCGGCCTCTCTCCCGGCTCCTCCCCGCAGGAAGCCTGGTCCTTGTAGTGGGATCCCAGGGGCACTCGGAGGACCCCTGCCAGCCCCACCTGGAAGCTGCCCGGGATCCGTCGGCAGGCACGGGGCGGACGGGGCACACGCGGCCCCTCTCCGGGATCCCTTTATTCTGACCCAGCCCCGCAATCCATCCGGGTGTGGGTTCAGAGGCCCGGATGTTTGTGAAATCGACCTCGGGGCTGCGGCCTCCACGGGGTCCTGCCCGGACGGCAGAAGGGCTTCGGCCTCACCTGCCTTGGTTTGTGTTTTGTGACTCTTTTTTTGTCGCCCTTTCCCTCTCCAACTCCAGACACGCTGTCCGGCCGTGCGTTCTGAGCACGGCCTTCAGGCGCATTTAACCCTGACGGTCCTCGTTCTCCATGGAAGAGTCGACCCCCTTCACATTTATTGCTACAGCCAGTATTTGGCCTCTGTGATGCGTTTTTGAGGCCAAGAATGGGCAGGAAGGAACGCTTTTCCATCCATGATTGTTGAGGGCGGGCGGGAGGCTGTAGGCCCGAGGGCTGTTGGCCACGCAGCTCACTGACCGAGACCCGCGGGCCAGCCCTGCCCGGGGCACCTCCACTCACCCTCCCGACAGCGGGCCTGGCAGCCGCGGTCTAAAGGAAGTGACGCCCTCCCGGGGCAGCGTTTTACGTCCAGCTGCTCCTCTGTCCTTTGGCTGCGGGGACGACACTTACGGTCCCCGGAGACTGAGAGGCCCTCCTCCGGTGCAGCCTGGATGGCCGCTTGGGGAGCCCGGGGAGCCGCGTCGAGCCGCCGCCCGCGGTCAGCAGGGCCCGTGTggcggcgggagggggcgcgccCACGTTCGAGCCCCGGCAGGACCCCGGGACCCGTCACCCTTCCCTCACAGCCGACCACAGCACCCTGAGCCCTGTGCCAGCCAAAGACTCGGGGAGAATGTTGTCCTGTCCGCAGGAGAAAGGACAGCAAGCCAAGGCCCATCCACGCCACCAACTCCACGCGTGACACCACAGGGCACGTGTGAGCTCCACACACATCGTGCCGAGTGAAAGGCGCCAGACTCACACGTGCTGCGTGGTTCCGTCTGTGGGCAAGCGGGTCGGTGGCCcgagagcacagggaactttccGGACAACGGAAGTGTTGTCTGTCTTGCTGCTGTGTGGGTCACGTGGGTGTGTGTCTGTCACAATTCTTAGACTTGTACACATCCCGACGCTTTAGATTAAAAGAGAGAAGCAGGAATTTCTGCCACCGGCTCCCGGTCTGCACGCCTCTGGCAGCTCGGGGCCCCTCCTCCCTCGCCCTGTCCTGCGCCTGCTGCCGGCACACGTCCAGCCCCTGGGGCGGGCAGCTAGGAGCCTCCCTCCCTTTGCAGCCTCAGGGTCCTTCTCACAGGCAGAGCCGGACCCCTCCCCTGAGTGAGAAGGGGCTGGGACACCACTCCTGGGCCTCTGCAGGGTAACTAAGGTCCCAAGGCAGTTGACTTCAGGTTAATCAAATGGCAGATTCTCCTGGGCGGGTCAGACCTAAAAGACATCAGAGCGATTTCTCCTGCGGGCCTTCTAGGAACTGCCCATGGAGGGCGGCCAGGCACAAGTGGGGACCCCAGCCCCACAACAGCCAGGATCTGAACCCCGCCAAGAGCCAGTGAGTCTGGAAGAGGGCCCCCGGCGTCGGACCGCGCAGGCCGACAGGCCGTTTCCGGCCTGCGAGCCCCGAGCAAGACCGGCTGGGCTGGGCCCAGACCACCGACCACGGGGCCCGTGAGAAGGTCCATTAGTGCTCTTTTAAAACGACTGAGCTGGTGGCGACTTGTTACGCGGCTGCGTTAGTTAGGAAGCCGTACACCCCGTCTCCATCTCTTACCCCCGGTCCTTCTAAACTCTTGTCGTAATTTAAGAGAcgcccccctctcccctctcctccctcctggaaTCAGGCCCATGGGCCACAGTGGGTGCAGGAAGAGGGGACACCTCCTTCGCCCCCATCCTCCTTCAGCAGGTCTCCTGTCAGGGCGCCTGAGACCACCTGCCCCCCTGGGCGCAGCCTGGCCGCCGGTGTTTGCCGAGGGGCGGCGGCACCAGCACATCGGTCCCCTCTTCTGTGCCCTCCCGCTGGGTTCCACCTCCCCCTACGGTTTGGATCCTCTCCAACTGGGGACTCATCCTGGGTCACCTGGGTGGGCCTGGTGTCATCAAAAGGGTCACAGAGTTTGTGGTGATCTGTTGCAGCGCCCGCACGACACACACTTTCTCCCTGAAACTCAGCGTCTGTTTTAGCCTCCACCTCACGGCCGCATCAAATGCTCTGAACTTTCTTCTCCAGTTGAGCCTGAGAGAATCTCCTGGACGGTCCAAAATGGCTCCAGTGTCAACAAATGATAAATTGATATGtttgtaaaaataaagtttataactTGATTTTACTCTTCAAATCCTGACCGTGGGTGACATCACTTTGGCTTCTAACTTCTTTGGATTCTTCAGAAAACAGCTCTGCCAAAGAGCTCGAGGGCCCTCAGCCCCAGGCGTGGACTGAGAGGGCGCTCcaagcccccacccgcccccagaGAGCTCCCGCCTCCCGGCGAATCGCCTCACCGACTCGGGCTAAATGGGGTCCCAGACCCATCTGCGTAGTTTACTTTTCCCTCAGAGAGAAGGAGCTGCCAGTTACACGTTGATCCGCCAGGGATCTCACGATGTGCATCTGAGAAAGCCTGGAACAGGAGTGGCAGCGTAGATGGGCCTGAGGGGCAGGCCACCTCCTCCCGGCCGGCCTCCGGGCTGACACCGCAGGCTTCCAGGCTGCCCCCCGGCGGTAGCCCCACTCCCCTTCCCGGGACCCCGCCAGTGGGCCTCTCTGGCCcagaggagcagctgggccgtcCCCGAGGTGTCCATCCTGGTTTCCAGAGAAGCTGTTGGCTGAACACAAGACCATCTGATTTAATGTAGGAGGGAAGCTCAAACTTGGCCAGCAAAGAAGAATGGATCCTTGTGAGAACAGGCCCTCAATAGTTTTTTAGTTACTTGAGGAAATGCTTTTTCGGGATACGCAAAGATGCTAAAAATAAAGGGTCAAGAGACTATCAACCACCCGAGACCCAGGCCCTCGCTCCCAGCTCTCACGTCTCACGTCTCAAGGACCAGCTTAAAAGCCAGCATCACGCCCCCCACCCCGTGCCTGTGTCTAAAGCAGATCCTCCTTGGCCTTTTTCAAACTGATGGCAAGTTGAACTTTCAGTGGACTGATCCCAGTTCAGGCCAGCAAAGATGGAGTCAGGTGGCCACTGAGGACCTGGTCTCGGACACGTCCCTGCCCCACCGAGAACTTGAACTTTCTCTGAGCCACACCGGACCCAAGGCACCCCCAA
This genomic window from Kogia breviceps isolate mKogBre1 chromosome 5, mKogBre1 haplotype 1, whole genome shotgun sequence contains:
- the COL6A1 gene encoding collagen alpha-1(VI) chain, yielding MSLPRVLLPLLLQACWAAAQDDVATSRAIAFQDCPVDLFFVLDTSESVALRLKPYGALVDKVKAFTKRFIDNLKDRYYRCDRNLVWNAGALHYSDEVEIIRGLTRMPSGRDELKSSVDAVKYFGKGTYTDCAIKKGLEELLVGGSHLKENKYLIVVTDGHPLEGYKEPCGGLEDAVNEAKHLGIRVFSVAITPDHLEPRLSIIATDHTYRRNFTAADWGQSRDAEEVISQTIDTITDMIKNNVEQVCCSFECQPARGPPGLRGDPGYEGERGKPGLPGEKGDAGDPGRPGDLGPIGYQGMKGEKGSRGEKGSRGPKGYKGEKGKRGVDGVDGVKGQTGYPGLPGCKGTPGFDGVQGPPGPKGDAGAFGLKGDKGEPGADGEPGRPGNTGSPGDEGEPGEPGPLGEKGEAGDEGNAGPDGAPGERGGPGERGPRGTTGARGPRGDPGEAGPQGDQGREGPVGIPGDPGEAGPAGPKGYRGDEGPPGTEGPRGASGPPGPPGDPGLMGERGEDGPPGNGTEGFPGFPGYPGNRGPPGINGTKGYPGLKGDEGEAGDPGEDNNDISPRGAKGAKGYRGPEGPQGPPGHMGPPGPDECEILDIIMKMCSCCECKCGPIDILFVLDSSESIGLQNFEISKDFIVKVIDRLSRDELVKFEPGESHAGVVQYSHNQMQEHVGLRDPNIRNAQDLKEAIKKLQWMGGGTFTGEALQYTRSQLLPLAQNNRIALVITDGRSDTQRDTTPLSVLCGPDIQVVSVGIKDVFGLAAGSDQLNVISCQGLAPQGRPGISLVKENYAELLDDGFLKNITTQICIDKKCPDYTCPITFSSPTDITILLDGSASVGSHNFDTSRRFAKRLAERFLTAGQTDPGQEVRVAVVQYSGTGQQRPERAALQFLQNYTVLAGALDAMDFFNDATDVTDALGYVTRFYREASSGAAKKRLLLFSDGNSQGATAATIEKAVQEAQRAGIEIFTVVVGAQANEPHVRVLVTGKAAEYDVAFGERHLFRVPSYPALLRGVFYQTVSRKVALG